CTGGGCGGCGTAGAACAGTGGCTTGAGCTGAATCGTTTCGATCTGCGAGCCGTCGTCACCGGTGATCGGCGACAACAGGTCATGCTGGGGTGGCATCCACGACATGAAAGGAATTCCTTGGTGATTCTTGGGTACAACCTGTGAGAGCCAGCCTGCTGGCGATGGCGGCGGGTCAGTCAACATTGATTTTGAATGTGATGGCCTCATCGCGAGCAGGCTCGCTCCCACAGGGTTGGGTGTTGCTTTTCTAGCGGAGTCTTACGGCATCAGCACCGCACGACGGGCGTCACCGAGGATGTCGACGCCGTTGAGCACGAACTTCTGGGTGCGCACGTCGATGTCGATCACCGGGACGCCATTTTCCAGACGGTTGTAGGTACGGCAGGAGAGTTCCAGATTGGTCTTGGGCTTTTCACCCATCTTCACCGCGGTTTCTTCCAGGGATTTCAGCTTGCCGCCGACCGTGTGGTAGGTGAACCAGGTGTTGCCGTCCTGGTCCTGACCGGCTTCACGCACGTTCAGCAGGATGTCGTCGCCCAGCTTCACACCCAGCGCGAGCATGACTTCGGGGCCCATGCCTTGCAGGGTCAACTTGGCGTTGAGCGCTTTGCCGCCCTTGACCATTTCTTCAACAATGAAACGGCCGCCACGCATCTCTTCCACATCGAATTCGATCTTCGGCGGCGTGAATTCTTCCACGGTCGCCGACAGTGGCAGGCCTTGCAGCGTGGCCGCGATGGCCTGGCGATTACGGTTGGTAAACATTAGAGAACGTCCTCCAGGAACTGCTCGATGATTTCATCGCGGGCGTTGAGTTGATAAACCATGTGTTCGTTCGGCGCGTAGCGGCCGTAGTCGATGACCACGTACCAGGTGCCGTTCTTGTACTTCTCGACGCTGTTGAGTTCCGGGTGCAGGTAGACGCTACCGCCAGGAATGGTTTCGTCGGCGACCAGGGTTTGCAGCCAGTCGTTGATGCGTTTGACTTCCTGATCCATGAACGACTTGGTCAGGTTCTTGGCCATGGCTTTCTGGCCGGCCTTCACCAGCTTGCGGCTGATGGCGTCTTCCAGACCGACGTAGCTGATGAACTTGCCGGTGATCGAACGGTTGCCCAGCAGCGAGAAGCCGCCCAGCACGGTGCGGGCGTAGTAGCTGACGCCGTAGCGGTTGAGCAGATCGCCTTCGGTGGAGGTGTCGAGGATGTTGTATTCAACGACGCGGGACACGTCTTCGGCGTAGGTCACCTGGTTGCCCGGGCTCTCCCACTGCTTGACCTTGGCCAGCGCGGCAATCGCGAGGCTCGATGGCGCAAGGAAAACGTTTTTCTTCGCCGCTTTCGAGTACACCGCCGGCATGTTGTGCACCACCAGGCAACGGTCGAAACCGAGGTCGGCGCCGCCCAGATCCTTGCTGTACAACACTTGGTCAGCGACCGAAGCATCCTTGCCGTCCAGCACTACACGGGCCTTGATGCGCTTGCCGAACGAGGCGAACTCGCTGGCCACCGCTTTAGTGCCGGTGAAGCCCGGCGCGCCGATGATGGTCAGGTCTTCCGGGACGCTGCCCAGTGCAGCCAGACCGAGCTTGCGGCCGGTCGCCGGCTCAACGCCGCCGATCACTGCGTTGACGGTGTCGGCCGGGGTTGCGCCCGCTTCGACGATCACCACGTACACCGGCACCTTGACCACTTTGAGGATCTGGTAAACGGCGTGGTACAGAGTGCCCTCTTCCGAACCGGTCGGGTCGAGCAGTGCGTGGGTGGTGAAGCTGTTGATGCGAAACGGTGCGTTGCGCGGAATCAGCGGATCGGCTTTCGGCGCGGTGCCGACCAGACCGATGACGTTGTCGCCCAGGCCACCCATGGCCTCGGGGGATTCGGTGGCATTGACGGTAATGCCGTTGTGCTCGAAGTTCAGAACCTCAGCCATATTCAGTCAGCCTTCTTGGCAGCGGCCTTCACGGCCTTGGTGGTAGGTGTTTTCAGTTCCAGTCGACCGGCGCCGTGCAAGGCACTGGCCTCGACATCGAGCAAATCGAGTTCCTGGCCGACGCTCGACCAGTGCCCACCGCCGGTGGGGAATGGAACGAGCACGGTGTAGGTTTGGCGGGTTGCCATTTTTCGTTTCTCCATAAACGGGAAAGCCCCCTGCTTTCAGGAAGGGGCTGAATTGCTGATCAGCAGATAAGAAAACGCCCCGACGGTGCGGGGCGTTTTTATGCAGGCAGGCTGGCGAGCCATTGCGGCGCTGCTGGCCGGTGTTCGGCCAGGGGCAACTCACCGCCCACCGGCCAGATGCGAAGCG
The sequence above is a segment of the Pseudomonas sp. HS6 genome. Coding sequences within it:
- a CDS encoding phage major tail tube protein, which translates into the protein MFTNRNRQAIAATLQGLPLSATVEEFTPPKIEFDVEEMRGGRFIVEEMVKGGKALNAKLTLQGMGPEVMLALGVKLGDDILLNVREAGQDQDGNTWFTYHTVGGKLKSLEETAVKMGEKPKTNLELSCRTYNRLENGVPVIDIDVRTQKFVLNGVDILGDARRAVLMP
- a CDS encoding phage tail protein; this translates as MAEVLNFEHNGITVNATESPEAMGGLGDNVIGLVGTAPKADPLIPRNAPFRINSFTTHALLDPTGSEEGTLYHAVYQILKVVKVPVYVVIVEAGATPADTVNAVIGGVEPATGRKLGLAALGSVPEDLTIIGAPGFTGTKAVASEFASFGKRIKARVVLDGKDASVADQVLYSKDLGGADLGFDRCLVVHNMPAVYSKAAKKNVFLAPSSLAIAALAKVKQWESPGNQVTYAEDVSRVVEYNILDTSTEGDLLNRYGVSYYARTVLGGFSLLGNRSITGKFISYVGLEDAISRKLVKAGQKAMAKNLTKSFMDQEVKRINDWLQTLVADETIPGGSVYLHPELNSVEKYKNGTWYVVIDYGRYAPNEHMVYQLNARDEIIEQFLEDVL